Proteins encoded together in one Hevea brasiliensis isolate MT/VB/25A 57/8 chromosome 16, ASM3005281v1, whole genome shotgun sequence window:
- the LOC110648967 gene encoding exocyst complex component SEC5A isoform X2 translates to MSSDSDDEDELLQMALKEQAQRDLNHQRPLSSSSSGQRKPVVNFVQPPKTTATTPPRPGTRMVHNQQQQQQKKNRRVVEEDDDSEVEMLSISSGDEEVSKDRGGAKGRASGGGGRGEDDRAWNGEEPDCWKRVDEAELARRVREMRETRTAPVAQKYERKPSAFGRKGLNNLQSLPRGMECIDPLGLGIIDNRSLRLITESSESSPKSDKEFLDNNLREKLLYLSEKFDAKLFLSRVHRDTSSADLEAGALALKTDLKGRMLQRKQLVKDNFDCFVSCKTTIDDIESKLKRIEEDPEGCGTSLLFNCMQGVSSLANRAFEPLFERQAQAEKIRSVQGMLQRFRTLFNLPSAIRDSISKGEYDLAVREYKKAKSIALPSHVNILKRVLEEVEKVMHEFKGTLYKLMEDPQIDLTNLENTVRLLMELEPESDPVWHYLNVQNNRIQGLLEKCTLDHEARMETLLIEMRARALSDARWSQIQQNLNQSSDVDNNIPLRVDSQAIELTGEEVDTLRGKYIRRLTAVLIHHMPAFWKVALSVFSGKFAKSSQVSAESNVNTSANKADEKVGDGRYSTHSIDEVAGMIRGTISAYEVKVHNTFCDLEESNILRSYMSDATKEISKACQAFEAKDSAPPTAVMALRALQAEITKIYIRRLCSWMRATTEEISNEETWVPVSILERNKSPYTISFLPLAFRSIIASVMDQINLMIQSLRCEARKSEEMSSQLQEIQESVRLAFLNCFLDFAGHLEQIGSKLAKNKSSKESLHLQNGYTHESEDKVSSDLLGSVVNPHQQLLIVLSNIGYCKDELSYELYNKYKNIWQQSREKEDDSDIQDLVMSFSGLEEKVLQQYTFAKANMIRTAAMNYLLNSGVRWGSAPEVKGLRNAAVELLHSLVAVHSEVFTGAKPLLDKTLGILVEGLIDTFLSLFHENKSKDLRSLDANGFCQLMLELEYFESILNPYFTPDARESLKSLQGVLLEKATENVAEAVENPGHQWRSTRGSEDALDDRQQGMTVSPDNLIALAQQCSSELLQAELERTRINTACFIESITLDSVPESAKAAYGFRRSMDSPSRNYRGTQAMGSPSFSRQRH, encoded by the exons ATGTCAAGCGACAGCGACGACGAGGATGAGCTCCTCCAGATGGCATTGAAGGAGCAAGCGCAACGTGATCTCAACCACCAGAGACCACTGTCGTCATCTTCTTCCGGTCAGCGGAAGCCGGTTGTTAATTTCGTGCAGCCACCGAAGACGACAGCCACTACTCCACCCAGGCCGGGGACAAGAATGGTACATAATCAGCAGCAACAGCAACAGAAGAAGAATAGGAGAGTGGTCGAGGAGGACGATGATTCGGAGGTGGAAATGCTTAGTATATCGAGCGGAGATGAGGAGGTGAGTAAGGATCGAGGAGGGGCGAAAGGGAGAGCTAGCGGAGGAGGAGGGAGGGGTGAGGATGATAGAGCGTGGAATGGAGAAGAGCCTGATTGCTGGAAAAGAGTGGATGAGGCTGAG CTTGCTCGTAGGGTTCGTGAAATGCGAGAGACAAGAACAGCGCCAGTGGCTCAAAAGTATGAGCGGAAACCTTCAGCATTTGGAAGAAAGGGCCTTAACAATCTACAGTCTTTACCTCGTGGCATGGAATGTATAGATCCACTAGGGTTGGG GATCATTGATAACAGATCTTTAAGGTTGATCACTGAATCATCAGAAAGCTCTCCAAAATCTGACAAAGAATTTCTGGATAATAATCTTCGCG AGAAGTTGTTATATTTATCTGAAAAGTTTGATGCAAAGCTTTTTCTATCCCGAGTCCATCGAGATACTAGTTCAGCAGACTTGGAGGCTGGTGCTCTTGCGTTAAAAACCGATCTTAAAGGACGTATGCTACAGAGGAAACAATTGGTTAAAGACAATTTTGACTGCTTTGTCTCTTGCAAAACAACAATTGATG ATATTGAATCAAAATTGAAACGAATTGAAGAAGACCCTGAAGGTTGTGGGACTTCTCTCCTGTTCAATTGCATGCAAGGTGTAAGCTCACTGGCCAATCGTGCTTTTGAGCCTCTATTTGAGAGACAG GCTCAAGCTGAGAAGATCAGATCTGTCCAAGGAATGCTTCAGAGATTCCGAACGCTATTTAACTTGCCAAGTGCTATTCGTGACAGCATTAGTAAGGGTGAATATGACTTGGCTGTAAGGGAATACAAAAAGGCGAAGTCAATCGCTCTGCCCTCTCAT GTAAATATACTAAAACGTGTCCTTGAAGAGGTTGAAAAAGTGATGCATGAATTTAAGGGCACACTTTACAAATTAATGGAAGATCCACAAATAGACCTTACAAAT CTTGAGAATACCGTGAGGCTGTTGATGGAGCTGGAACCTGAATCGGATCCTGTATGGCATTATTTAAATGTGCAG AATAATAGAATTCAAGGTTTGCTTGAAAAATGCACTTTAGATCATGAAGCTAGAATGGAAACTTTGCTTATTGAGATGCGTGCAAGAGCTCTCTCTGATGCAAGGTGGAGTCAAATTCAGCAAAATCTAAATCAATCT TCAGATGTTGACAACAACATTCCTCTGCGAGTAGACTCACAAGCAATAGAATTGACTGGTGAAGAAGTTGACACTCTTAGAGGAAAGTATATTCGAAGGTTGACTGCTGTACTGATCCATCATATGCCGGCCTTCTGGAAAGTTGCACTTTCTGTTTTCAGTGGGAAATTTGCCAAG TCTTCCCAAGTTTCTGCTGAATCAAATGTTAACACTTCAGCAAATAAAGCCGATGAAAAAGTTGGGGATGGTAGGTACTCGACACATTCTATTGATGAAGTTGCTGGAATGATTCGCGGTACTATATCTGCATATGAAGTGAAG GTTCACAACACCTTTTGTGATCTTGAAGAATCAAATATCCTTCGGTCTTATATGAGTGATGCCACAAAGGAAATATCCAAAGCCTGCCAAGCTTTTGAAGCAAAAGATTCAGCTCCACCTACTGCTG TCATGGCACTCCGAGCTCTTCAGGCAGAGATTACTAAGATTTATATACGTAGGCTTTGCTCTTGGATGCGAGCAACAACAGAAGAGATATCAAACGAGGAAACATGGGTTCCTGTATCTATTCTTGAAAGGAATAAATCTCCATATACAATCTCTTTCTTACCTCTAGCATTCCGCTCAATTATAGCCTCAGTGATGGATCAAATCAATTT GATGATTCAGTCCTTGAGGTGTGAAGCAAGAAAATCAGAAGAGATGTCTTCACAACTTCAAGAAATTCAAGAATCAGTTAGACTTGCCTTCTTAAATTGTTTCCTAGATTTTGCAG gtcatttggagcaaATTGGGAGTAAGCTTGCCAAAAACAAATCAAGCAAAGAGAGTCTGCATTTGCAGAATGGATATACTCATGAAAGTGAAGACAAAGTATCATCTGATCTCCTTGGAAGTGTTGTAAATCCTCATCAACAATTGCTGATAGTGTTAAGTAATATTGGATACTGCAAAGACGAACTTTCTTATGAGTTGTACAACAAGTATAAAAATATTTGGCAGCAATCTAG GGAAAAAGAAGATGACAGTGATATACAAGATCTGGTGATGTCCTTCTCTGGTCTTGAAGAAAAGGTCCTTCAGCAGTATACTTTTGCAAAG GCAAATATGATCAGAACAGCAGCTATGAACTATTTGCTAAACTCTGGTGTACGATGGGGATCCGCACCTGAAGTCAAA GGTCTTCGTAATGCAGCCGTGGAGTTATTGCACTCTCTAGTAGCTGTTCACTCAGAG GTCTTCACTGGTGCTAAGCCTCTCTTGGATAAGACACTTGGCATTCTTGTGGAAGGTCTAATTGATACTTTTCTGAGCCTTTTCCATGAAAACAAAAGCAAAGATCTTAGGTCACTTGATGCAAATGGTTTCTGTCAGCTCATGCTTGAG CTTGAATATTTTGAGTCCATATTGAATCCATATTTTACACCTGATGCAAGGGAGTCACTGAAGTCCCTGCAAGGTGTGCTTTTAGAGAAAGCAACTGAGAATGTTGCTGAAGCTGTTGAAAATCCAGGGCATCAATGGCGATCTACTCGTGGGAGTGAAGATGCACTTGATGACAGGCAACAAGGGATGACTGTGTCTCCAGACAACCTGATT GCTCTTGCTCAGCAGTGTAGCTCTGAATTGCTTCAAGCAGAACTTGAGAGAACACGAATCAATACAGCATGCTTCATTGAGTCAATTACCTTGGATTCGGTGCCAGAATCAGCAAAAGCTGCTTATGGCTTCCGAAGGTCAATGGATTCCCCTAGCAGAAACTACAGAGGCACACAAGCAATGGGATCCCCAAGTTTCTCTCGGCAGAGGCATTGA
- the LOC110648967 gene encoding exocyst complex component SEC5A isoform X5 encodes MRETRTAPVAQKYERKPSAFGRKGLNNLQSLPRGMECIDPLGLGIIDNRSLRLITESSESSPKSDKEFLDNNLREKLLYLSEKFDAKLFLSRVHRDTSSADLEAGALALKTDLKGRMLQRKQLVKDNFDCFVSCKTTIDDIESKLKRIEEDPEGCGTSLLFNCMQGVSSLANRAFEPLFERQAQAEKIRSVQGMLQRFRTLFNLPSAIRDSISKGEYDLAVREYKKAKSIALPSHVNILKRVLEEVEKVMHEFKGTLYKLMEDPQIDLTNLENTVRLLMELEPESDPVWHYLNVQNNRIQGLLEKCTLDHEARMETLLIEMRARALSDARWSQIQQNLNQSSDVDNNIPLRVDSQAIELTGEEVDTLRGKYIRRLTAVLIHHMPAFWKVALSVFSGKFAKSSQVSAESNVNTSANKADEKVGDGRYSTHSIDEVAGMIRGTISAYEVKNSLLVQVHNTFCDLEESNILRSYMSDATKEISKACQAFEAKDSAPPTAVMALRALQAEITKIYIRRLCSWMRATTEEISNEETWVPVSILERNKSPYTISFLPLAFRSIIASVMDQINLMIQSLRCEARKSEEMSSQLQEIQESVRLAFLNCFLDFAGHLEQIGSKLAKNKSSKESLHLQNGYTHESEDKVSSDLLGSVVNPHQQLLIVLSNIGYCKDELSYELYNKYKNIWQQSREKEDDSDIQDLVMSFSGLEEKVLQQYTFAKANMIRTAAMNYLLNSGVRWGSAPEVKGLRNAAVELLHSLVAVHSEVFTGAKPLLDKTLGILVEGLIDTFLSLFHENKSKDLRSLDANGFCQLMLELEYFESILNPYFTPDARESLKSLQGVLLEKATENVAEAVENPGHQWRSTRGSEDALDDRQQGMTVSPDNLIALAQQCSSELLQAELERTRINTACFIESITLDSVPESAKAAYGFRRSMDSPSRNYRGTQAMGSPSFSRQRH; translated from the exons ATGCGAGAGACAAGAACAGCGCCAGTGGCTCAAAAGTATGAGCGGAAACCTTCAGCATTTGGAAGAAAGGGCCTTAACAATCTACAGTCTTTACCTCGTGGCATGGAATGTATAGATCCACTAGGGTTGGG GATCATTGATAACAGATCTTTAAGGTTGATCACTGAATCATCAGAAAGCTCTCCAAAATCTGACAAAGAATTTCTGGATAATAATCTTCGCG AGAAGTTGTTATATTTATCTGAAAAGTTTGATGCAAAGCTTTTTCTATCCCGAGTCCATCGAGATACTAGTTCAGCAGACTTGGAGGCTGGTGCTCTTGCGTTAAAAACCGATCTTAAAGGACGTATGCTACAGAGGAAACAATTGGTTAAAGACAATTTTGACTGCTTTGTCTCTTGCAAAACAACAATTGATG ATATTGAATCAAAATTGAAACGAATTGAAGAAGACCCTGAAGGTTGTGGGACTTCTCTCCTGTTCAATTGCATGCAAGGTGTAAGCTCACTGGCCAATCGTGCTTTTGAGCCTCTATTTGAGAGACAG GCTCAAGCTGAGAAGATCAGATCTGTCCAAGGAATGCTTCAGAGATTCCGAACGCTATTTAACTTGCCAAGTGCTATTCGTGACAGCATTAGTAAGGGTGAATATGACTTGGCTGTAAGGGAATACAAAAAGGCGAAGTCAATCGCTCTGCCCTCTCAT GTAAATATACTAAAACGTGTCCTTGAAGAGGTTGAAAAAGTGATGCATGAATTTAAGGGCACACTTTACAAATTAATGGAAGATCCACAAATAGACCTTACAAAT CTTGAGAATACCGTGAGGCTGTTGATGGAGCTGGAACCTGAATCGGATCCTGTATGGCATTATTTAAATGTGCAG AATAATAGAATTCAAGGTTTGCTTGAAAAATGCACTTTAGATCATGAAGCTAGAATGGAAACTTTGCTTATTGAGATGCGTGCAAGAGCTCTCTCTGATGCAAGGTGGAGTCAAATTCAGCAAAATCTAAATCAATCT TCAGATGTTGACAACAACATTCCTCTGCGAGTAGACTCACAAGCAATAGAATTGACTGGTGAAGAAGTTGACACTCTTAGAGGAAAGTATATTCGAAGGTTGACTGCTGTACTGATCCATCATATGCCGGCCTTCTGGAAAGTTGCACTTTCTGTTTTCAGTGGGAAATTTGCCAAG TCTTCCCAAGTTTCTGCTGAATCAAATGTTAACACTTCAGCAAATAAAGCCGATGAAAAAGTTGGGGATGGTAGGTACTCGACACATTCTATTGATGAAGTTGCTGGAATGATTCGCGGTACTATATCTGCATATGAAGTGAAG AATTCATTGCTAGTGCAGGTTCACAACACCTTTTGTGATCTTGAAGAATCAAATATCCTTCGGTCTTATATGAGTGATGCCACAAAGGAAATATCCAAAGCCTGCCAAGCTTTTGAAGCAAAAGATTCAGCTCCACCTACTGCTG TCATGGCACTCCGAGCTCTTCAGGCAGAGATTACTAAGATTTATATACGTAGGCTTTGCTCTTGGATGCGAGCAACAACAGAAGAGATATCAAACGAGGAAACATGGGTTCCTGTATCTATTCTTGAAAGGAATAAATCTCCATATACAATCTCTTTCTTACCTCTAGCATTCCGCTCAATTATAGCCTCAGTGATGGATCAAATCAATTT GATGATTCAGTCCTTGAGGTGTGAAGCAAGAAAATCAGAAGAGATGTCTTCACAACTTCAAGAAATTCAAGAATCAGTTAGACTTGCCTTCTTAAATTGTTTCCTAGATTTTGCAG gtcatttggagcaaATTGGGAGTAAGCTTGCCAAAAACAAATCAAGCAAAGAGAGTCTGCATTTGCAGAATGGATATACTCATGAAAGTGAAGACAAAGTATCATCTGATCTCCTTGGAAGTGTTGTAAATCCTCATCAACAATTGCTGATAGTGTTAAGTAATATTGGATACTGCAAAGACGAACTTTCTTATGAGTTGTACAACAAGTATAAAAATATTTGGCAGCAATCTAG GGAAAAAGAAGATGACAGTGATATACAAGATCTGGTGATGTCCTTCTCTGGTCTTGAAGAAAAGGTCCTTCAGCAGTATACTTTTGCAAAG GCAAATATGATCAGAACAGCAGCTATGAACTATTTGCTAAACTCTGGTGTACGATGGGGATCCGCACCTGAAGTCAAA GGTCTTCGTAATGCAGCCGTGGAGTTATTGCACTCTCTAGTAGCTGTTCACTCAGAG GTCTTCACTGGTGCTAAGCCTCTCTTGGATAAGACACTTGGCATTCTTGTGGAAGGTCTAATTGATACTTTTCTGAGCCTTTTCCATGAAAACAAAAGCAAAGATCTTAGGTCACTTGATGCAAATGGTTTCTGTCAGCTCATGCTTGAG CTTGAATATTTTGAGTCCATATTGAATCCATATTTTACACCTGATGCAAGGGAGTCACTGAAGTCCCTGCAAGGTGTGCTTTTAGAGAAAGCAACTGAGAATGTTGCTGAAGCTGTTGAAAATCCAGGGCATCAATGGCGATCTACTCGTGGGAGTGAAGATGCACTTGATGACAGGCAACAAGGGATGACTGTGTCTCCAGACAACCTGATT GCTCTTGCTCAGCAGTGTAGCTCTGAATTGCTTCAAGCAGAACTTGAGAGAACACGAATCAATACAGCATGCTTCATTGAGTCAATTACCTTGGATTCGGTGCCAGAATCAGCAAAAGCTGCTTATGGCTTCCGAAGGTCAATGGATTCCCCTAGCAGAAACTACAGAGGCACACAAGCAATGGGATCCCCAAGTTTCTCTCGGCAGAGGCATTGA
- the LOC110648967 gene encoding exocyst complex component SEC5B isoform X3, with amino-acid sequence MSSDSDDEDELLQMALKEQAQRDLNHQRPLSSSSSGQRKPVVNFVQPPKTTATTPPRPGTRMVHNQQQQQQKKNRRVVEEDDDSEVEMLSISSGDEEVSKDRGGAKGRASGGGGRGEDDRAWNGEEPDCWKRVDEAELARRVREMRETRTAPVAQKYERKPSAFGRKGLNNLQSLPRGMECIDPLGLGIIDNRSLRLITESSESSPKSDKEFLDNNLRDIESKLKRIEEDPEGCGTSLLFNCMQGVSSLANRAFEPLFERQAQAEKIRSVQGMLQRFRTLFNLPSAIRDSISKGEYDLAVREYKKAKSIALPSHVNILKRVLEEVEKVMHEFKGTLYKLMEDPQIDLTNLENTVRLLMELEPESDPVWHYLNVQNNRIQGLLEKCTLDHEARMETLLIEMRARALSDARWSQIQQNLNQSSDVDNNIPLRVDSQAIELTGEEVDTLRGKYIRRLTAVLIHHMPAFWKVALSVFSGKFAKSSQVSAESNVNTSANKADEKVGDGRYSTHSIDEVAGMIRGTISAYEVKNSLLVQVHNTFCDLEESNILRSYMSDATKEISKACQAFEAKDSAPPTAVMALRALQAEITKIYIRRLCSWMRATTEEISNEETWVPVSILERNKSPYTISFLPLAFRSIIASVMDQINLMIQSLRCEARKSEEMSSQLQEIQESVRLAFLNCFLDFAGHLEQIGSKLAKNKSSKESLHLQNGYTHESEDKVSSDLLGSVVNPHQQLLIVLSNIGYCKDELSYELYNKYKNIWQQSREKEDDSDIQDLVMSFSGLEEKVLQQYTFAKANMIRTAAMNYLLNSGVRWGSAPEVKGLRNAAVELLHSLVAVHSEVFTGAKPLLDKTLGILVEGLIDTFLSLFHENKSKDLRSLDANGFCQLMLELEYFESILNPYFTPDARESLKSLQGVLLEKATENVAEAVENPGHQWRSTRGSEDALDDRQQGMTVSPDNLIALAQQCSSELLQAELERTRINTACFIESITLDSVPESAKAAYGFRRSMDSPSRNYRGTQAMGSPSFSRQRH; translated from the exons ATGTCAAGCGACAGCGACGACGAGGATGAGCTCCTCCAGATGGCATTGAAGGAGCAAGCGCAACGTGATCTCAACCACCAGAGACCACTGTCGTCATCTTCTTCCGGTCAGCGGAAGCCGGTTGTTAATTTCGTGCAGCCACCGAAGACGACAGCCACTACTCCACCCAGGCCGGGGACAAGAATGGTACATAATCAGCAGCAACAGCAACAGAAGAAGAATAGGAGAGTGGTCGAGGAGGACGATGATTCGGAGGTGGAAATGCTTAGTATATCGAGCGGAGATGAGGAGGTGAGTAAGGATCGAGGAGGGGCGAAAGGGAGAGCTAGCGGAGGAGGAGGGAGGGGTGAGGATGATAGAGCGTGGAATGGAGAAGAGCCTGATTGCTGGAAAAGAGTGGATGAGGCTGAG CTTGCTCGTAGGGTTCGTGAAATGCGAGAGACAAGAACAGCGCCAGTGGCTCAAAAGTATGAGCGGAAACCTTCAGCATTTGGAAGAAAGGGCCTTAACAATCTACAGTCTTTACCTCGTGGCATGGAATGTATAGATCCACTAGGGTTGGG GATCATTGATAACAGATCTTTAAGGTTGATCACTGAATCATCAGAAAGCTCTCCAAAATCTGACAAAGAATTTCTGGATAATAATCTTCGCG ATATTGAATCAAAATTGAAACGAATTGAAGAAGACCCTGAAGGTTGTGGGACTTCTCTCCTGTTCAATTGCATGCAAGGTGTAAGCTCACTGGCCAATCGTGCTTTTGAGCCTCTATTTGAGAGACAG GCTCAAGCTGAGAAGATCAGATCTGTCCAAGGAATGCTTCAGAGATTCCGAACGCTATTTAACTTGCCAAGTGCTATTCGTGACAGCATTAGTAAGGGTGAATATGACTTGGCTGTAAGGGAATACAAAAAGGCGAAGTCAATCGCTCTGCCCTCTCAT GTAAATATACTAAAACGTGTCCTTGAAGAGGTTGAAAAAGTGATGCATGAATTTAAGGGCACACTTTACAAATTAATGGAAGATCCACAAATAGACCTTACAAAT CTTGAGAATACCGTGAGGCTGTTGATGGAGCTGGAACCTGAATCGGATCCTGTATGGCATTATTTAAATGTGCAG AATAATAGAATTCAAGGTTTGCTTGAAAAATGCACTTTAGATCATGAAGCTAGAATGGAAACTTTGCTTATTGAGATGCGTGCAAGAGCTCTCTCTGATGCAAGGTGGAGTCAAATTCAGCAAAATCTAAATCAATCT TCAGATGTTGACAACAACATTCCTCTGCGAGTAGACTCACAAGCAATAGAATTGACTGGTGAAGAAGTTGACACTCTTAGAGGAAAGTATATTCGAAGGTTGACTGCTGTACTGATCCATCATATGCCGGCCTTCTGGAAAGTTGCACTTTCTGTTTTCAGTGGGAAATTTGCCAAG TCTTCCCAAGTTTCTGCTGAATCAAATGTTAACACTTCAGCAAATAAAGCCGATGAAAAAGTTGGGGATGGTAGGTACTCGACACATTCTATTGATGAAGTTGCTGGAATGATTCGCGGTACTATATCTGCATATGAAGTGAAG AATTCATTGCTAGTGCAGGTTCACAACACCTTTTGTGATCTTGAAGAATCAAATATCCTTCGGTCTTATATGAGTGATGCCACAAAGGAAATATCCAAAGCCTGCCAAGCTTTTGAAGCAAAAGATTCAGCTCCACCTACTGCTG TCATGGCACTCCGAGCTCTTCAGGCAGAGATTACTAAGATTTATATACGTAGGCTTTGCTCTTGGATGCGAGCAACAACAGAAGAGATATCAAACGAGGAAACATGGGTTCCTGTATCTATTCTTGAAAGGAATAAATCTCCATATACAATCTCTTTCTTACCTCTAGCATTCCGCTCAATTATAGCCTCAGTGATGGATCAAATCAATTT GATGATTCAGTCCTTGAGGTGTGAAGCAAGAAAATCAGAAGAGATGTCTTCACAACTTCAAGAAATTCAAGAATCAGTTAGACTTGCCTTCTTAAATTGTTTCCTAGATTTTGCAG gtcatttggagcaaATTGGGAGTAAGCTTGCCAAAAACAAATCAAGCAAAGAGAGTCTGCATTTGCAGAATGGATATACTCATGAAAGTGAAGACAAAGTATCATCTGATCTCCTTGGAAGTGTTGTAAATCCTCATCAACAATTGCTGATAGTGTTAAGTAATATTGGATACTGCAAAGACGAACTTTCTTATGAGTTGTACAACAAGTATAAAAATATTTGGCAGCAATCTAG GGAAAAAGAAGATGACAGTGATATACAAGATCTGGTGATGTCCTTCTCTGGTCTTGAAGAAAAGGTCCTTCAGCAGTATACTTTTGCAAAG GCAAATATGATCAGAACAGCAGCTATGAACTATTTGCTAAACTCTGGTGTACGATGGGGATCCGCACCTGAAGTCAAA GGTCTTCGTAATGCAGCCGTGGAGTTATTGCACTCTCTAGTAGCTGTTCACTCAGAG GTCTTCACTGGTGCTAAGCCTCTCTTGGATAAGACACTTGGCATTCTTGTGGAAGGTCTAATTGATACTTTTCTGAGCCTTTTCCATGAAAACAAAAGCAAAGATCTTAGGTCACTTGATGCAAATGGTTTCTGTCAGCTCATGCTTGAG CTTGAATATTTTGAGTCCATATTGAATCCATATTTTACACCTGATGCAAGGGAGTCACTGAAGTCCCTGCAAGGTGTGCTTTTAGAGAAAGCAACTGAGAATGTTGCTGAAGCTGTTGAAAATCCAGGGCATCAATGGCGATCTACTCGTGGGAGTGAAGATGCACTTGATGACAGGCAACAAGGGATGACTGTGTCTCCAGACAACCTGATT GCTCTTGCTCAGCAGTGTAGCTCTGAATTGCTTCAAGCAGAACTTGAGAGAACACGAATCAATACAGCATGCTTCATTGAGTCAATTACCTTGGATTCGGTGCCAGAATCAGCAAAAGCTGCTTATGGCTTCCGAAGGTCAATGGATTCCCCTAGCAGAAACTACAGAGGCACACAAGCAATGGGATCCCCAAGTTTCTCTCGGCAGAGGCATTGA